From a single Lewinella sp. LCG006 genomic region:
- a CDS encoding HYR domain-containing protein, translated as MKHSIPFPTVFLSRVSRLFLLFCFSWFSSMLTAQDCDLACIGSPDQPLQVVIDGQCQVILTNSMLLPDITSCPGDKRLTVRDSLNNLITDGFNLVQFTANAFVGNRLSVTITDQATGTICVGTIRIVDNSAPTITNCPAVSVSCLDSTSPDEIGEPTIGDNCDTELELTFIDNVSFGDCLSNTAATIARVWTVTDNSGLTASCTQQITVTRASFMDVTFPADITLPCDDPGAHPDRTGVPMLNGNPLMHGDMCGLVVTYTDDTTLICNTYMYQINRTWTVVENCTDFFGEDVQTILVSDDEGPTLNCPTPNQLTFTSDPGACSATIALPIITGTDNCGTNITYSVNSSYGATNFSPVSGVAPGTHTVVYQGLDECGNSSTCTVQLTVTDDVSPIAACDDQILASIASSGYGIINASTFDEGSSDNCGPVYLKAKRVIGASCNLANGDDSPLPGYQEWFDDRVIFCCEDIANNPVTVTLRVYEINPGTGPVDPSRETGSGDLVGHFTDCQSIVTLQDATAPIFEQCPPPVTINCSDEQENLGIYGSPVVRDNCGFTLDSTFVTSFNECGVGTITRTWTATDNYEHQSSCSQVINVINNQALTENNIVWPINVELAECGASTADEDLPEAARMPIINWSGCGSVAINSTEAVFNTVPGACFKILRTWVVIDWCNYDPANPGAGGRFTHTQQIKVVDHDDPVITCPPPVTVNVSSNCTTAYATLELPTTEDCSTQITYTNNSPYAANGGANASGNYPVGTTTIQFIANDNCLNNSACTTTVTVADTQAPSVACIVGLTTNLMPMGNGVMGSISASALVGSVSDNCDPTNLLKFTISRPGDGTNGVPTATSVEFDCYDANQAAEVILWASDSHNNVSTCTTVVSVQDPNNHCLGQTGEGMIAGGVLTEDGNEVENVMIMVSGNTPSMMYTHLDGSFMFEDLTLGQDYSVIAQNNENLLNGVTTFDLILIGKHVLGTQLLNSPYKMIAADVDRSGHISTLDIIKLRKLILNISNELPNNNTSWRFIDASYVFADPTNPFMGYFPELHNINDLAGSEMHADFVAIKVGDVNGSAVPNSMMAEGDDRSSSNPLELKVATAMVEANETVDIPFQARYMNEWMGYQFTLEYDPSALEVLEIIPGDLPNLYPEENFHFYDDRAGLITTVWNEYGESADSKEATLFTLRCTAKQAGNIKEWLYLSSRVTKAEAYTQEGEAEDINLSFFTESGAAEVSTNFELFQNRPNPWNNSTIIPFQLDPGGDASLSVYDMAGKLVYQVTEYFSEGYHEISIRRSDLPAIGLFYYTLEAGDQRATRKMVLTD; from the coding sequence ATGAAACACAGTATTCCATTTCCCACCGTATTTTTGAGCCGCGTAAGCAGGCTCTTCCTCCTTTTTTGCTTCAGCTGGTTCAGCAGTATGCTCACTGCTCAGGATTGCGACCTGGCCTGTATCGGTTCACCCGATCAGCCGCTTCAGGTCGTTATTGACGGTCAATGCCAGGTAATACTCACCAATTCGATGTTGTTGCCGGATATAACCTCCTGCCCTGGTGATAAGCGACTAACCGTGAGGGATTCTCTCAACAATCTCATTACCGATGGTTTTAACCTGGTACAGTTTACGGCGAATGCCTTCGTAGGCAACCGCCTGAGCGTAACTATTACCGACCAAGCCACAGGCACCATTTGTGTAGGGACGATTCGGATAGTCGACAATAGCGCACCGACGATCACCAACTGCCCAGCAGTGAGTGTAAGCTGCCTGGACAGCACCTCACCTGATGAAATAGGGGAACCAACTATTGGTGATAATTGTGACACGGAATTGGAATTAACCTTTATCGACAACGTTTCCTTTGGGGACTGTTTGTCGAATACAGCTGCAACAATTGCTCGCGTCTGGACAGTCACAGACAACAGCGGACTAACAGCCAGTTGTACGCAGCAAATTACCGTTACGCGGGCTTCTTTCATGGATGTTACTTTCCCTGCCGACATCACGCTGCCTTGCGATGATCCTGGTGCGCATCCTGACCGTACAGGTGTCCCGATGTTGAATGGTAATCCACTGATGCACGGAGACATGTGTGGTCTGGTGGTTACCTATACCGATGATACGACTTTGATTTGCAACACTTATATGTACCAAATCAATCGTACCTGGACCGTGGTAGAGAATTGTACCGATTTTTTTGGTGAAGATGTTCAGACCATCCTGGTGAGTGATGACGAAGGGCCGACCCTCAACTGCCCAACCCCCAATCAATTGACCTTTACCAGTGATCCGGGAGCATGTAGTGCTACGATAGCGCTGCCCATCATTACGGGGACCGATAACTGTGGGACGAACATTACCTACTCGGTAAACTCTTCTTACGGAGCTACCAACTTTAGTCCCGTAAGTGGAGTAGCACCAGGCACCCATACCGTGGTCTACCAAGGGCTTGACGAATGTGGCAATAGCAGTACTTGTACGGTACAACTTACCGTAACGGATGATGTTTCACCCATCGCTGCCTGTGATGATCAAATACTAGCTTCGATCGCTTCTAGTGGATACGGCATCATCAATGCCTCTACCTTCGACGAAGGCAGCTCTGACAACTGTGGTCCGGTCTACCTGAAGGCCAAAAGAGTTATTGGCGCATCGTGCAACCTCGCCAATGGCGATGACAGTCCCTTACCTGGCTACCAGGAATGGTTTGACGATCGGGTCATTTTCTGTTGCGAAGATATCGCCAACAACCCCGTGACGGTGACCTTACGCGTCTATGAAATCAACCCTGGTACTGGCCCCGTAGATCCTTCCCGGGAAACCGGCAGTGGTGATCTGGTGGGTCATTTCACCGATTGTCAGTCTATCGTTACGCTACAGGATGCCACTGCACCGATATTTGAGCAGTGCCCTCCTCCAGTAACGATCAACTGCTCTGACGAGCAAGAAAACCTGGGTATCTACGGTAGCCCGGTTGTAAGAGACAACTGTGGTTTCACCCTTGACAGTACCTTCGTGACCAGCTTCAATGAATGTGGTGTAGGAACCATTACCCGCACCTGGACAGCGACCGATAATTACGAACACCAATCGAGCTGTTCTCAGGTCATCAACGTGATCAACAATCAGGCTTTAACTGAAAATAATATCGTTTGGCCCATCAACGTAGAGCTAGCAGAATGTGGTGCCAGCACGGCCGACGAAGACCTGCCAGAGGCTGCTCGCATGCCTATTATCAATTGGTCGGGATGTGGTTCGGTAGCCATCAATAGTACGGAGGCCGTCTTCAATACGGTACCTGGTGCCTGTTTCAAAATTTTGCGCACCTGGGTCGTCATTGACTGGTGTAACTACGACCCTGCCAACCCTGGTGCTGGTGGCCGATTTACCCACACCCAGCAGATTAAAGTAGTGGATCATGATGACCCTGTTATCACTTGTCCGCCACCCGTGACCGTCAATGTTAGTAGCAACTGTACCACGGCTTATGCTACCCTGGAATTGCCTACTACCGAGGATTGTTCCACTCAGATTACCTACACCAACAACTCTCCTTACGCTGCCAATGGTGGTGCCAATGCGAGCGGTAATTACCCCGTCGGAACAACCACCATACAGTTTATTGCCAATGACAATTGTCTCAATAATTCTGCCTGTACCACCACTGTCACGGTAGCGGATACGCAGGCTCCCAGCGTCGCTTGTATTGTAGGTCTTACGACCAACCTAATGCCCATGGGCAACGGTGTCATGGGGAGCATCAGTGCCAGTGCATTGGTAGGCTCGGTGAGTGACAACTGTGACCCGACGAATTTATTGAAATTCACCATCTCTCGCCCTGGCGACGGCACCAACGGTGTACCTACCGCTACGAGTGTAGAGTTTGACTGTTACGATGCCAACCAGGCTGCCGAAGTTATCCTTTGGGCTTCAGACAGCCACAATAACGTATCGACCTGCACCACCGTCGTCAGCGTACAAGACCCCAACAACCACTGTCTTGGCCAAACCGGTGAAGGGATGATTGCTGGTGGCGTATTGACGGAAGATGGCAACGAGGTAGAAAATGTGATGATCATGGTTTCAGGCAACACGCCCTCCATGATGTACACCCATCTCGATGGTAGCTTCATGTTTGAAGACCTAACACTGGGTCAGGATTACAGTGTGATCGCACAAAACAACGAGAACCTCCTCAACGGTGTTACCACCTTTGACTTGATCTTGATTGGCAAGCACGTTTTGGGTACTCAACTACTCAATTCACCTTACAAAATGATTGCTGCAGATGTGGATCGTTCCGGGCATATTTCTACCCTGGACATCATTAAGCTACGGAAGTTGATTTTGAATATTAGCAACGAATTACCTAACAACAACACATCCTGGCGATTTATTGATGCCTCTTACGTCTTTGCTGATCCGACGAATCCTTTCATGGGTTATTTCCCAGAGTTGCACAACATCAATGACCTGGCTGGTTCGGAAATGCACGCCGATTTTGTAGCGATCAAAGTAGGCGATGTCAATGGCTCGGCAGTCCCCAACAGCATGATGGCCGAAGGAGATGATCGTTCCAGCAGTAACCCGCTTGAGCTAAAAGTAGCCACTGCCATGGTTGAGGCCAACGAAACGGTAGACATTCCCTTCCAGGCACGCTACATGAATGAGTGGATGGGCTACCAGTTTACACTGGAATATGACCCTAGTGCCTTGGAGGTATTGGAAATCATTCCTGGCGACTTACCCAACCTATATCCTGAAGAGAACTTCCACTTCTACGATGATCGCGCTGGTTTGATCACCACGGTTTGGAACGAGTACGGCGAATCGGCTGACAGTAAAGAGGCGACCCTGTTCACCTTGCGCTGTACCGCCAAGCAAGCAGGCAACATCAAAGAATGGCTCTACCTCAGCTCACGGGTTACCAAAGCAGAAGCCTACACCCAGGAAGGAGAAGCAGAAGACATCAACCTGTCCTTCTTCACGGAAAGTGGCGCAGCGGAGGTCAGCACCAACTTTGAACTTTTCCAGAATCGTCCAAATCCTTGGAATAACTCTACCATTATTCCTTTCCAACTGGATCCTGGAGGAGATGCCAGCCTAAGTGTTTACGACATGGCCGGTAAGCTGGTGTACCAAGTAACAGAATACTTCTCAGAGGGCTACCATGAAATCAGTATCCGCCGAAGTGACCTTCCTGCGATCGGGTTATTCTACTACACGCTCGAAGCTGGTGACCAACGCGCTACTCGCAAGATGGTCCTGACGGACTAA
- the mscL gene encoding large-conductance mechanosensitive channel protein MscL: MWSEFKAFILRGNVLELAVAVIVAGAFGAIVTSFTNDIIMPPIGILLGGVDFSDLAMTLQGAEMNDAGEVVKEAVQIRYGAFIQTIINFLIIAFAIFMLLKAYKSTQAPEPEAAPAPDPGPSAEDLLAEIRDLLKKQ; encoded by the coding sequence ATGTGGTCAGAATTTAAAGCTTTTATCCTTCGTGGCAATGTATTGGAACTAGCCGTTGCAGTAATTGTTGCTGGCGCATTTGGTGCTATCGTCACTTCCTTTACCAATGATATTATCATGCCTCCAATTGGCATACTGTTGGGAGGTGTGGATTTTTCTGATTTAGCTATGACCCTTCAGGGTGCAGAGATGAATGACGCTGGAGAGGTCGTCAAAGAAGCCGTTCAAATTCGCTACGGTGCCTTTATCCAGACCATTATCAACTTCCTGATCATCGCCTTTGCGATCTTCATGCTATTGAAGGCTTACAAAAGCACTCAGGCACCTGAGCCAGAAGCAGCCCCTGCTCCTGATCCAGGCCCAAGCGCAGAAGATTTGCTCGCAGAAATTCGCGATCTACTCAAGAAGCAGTAG
- a CDS encoding lysophospholipid acyltransferase family protein → MSLAKKIAGFWMRLMGMRIEYPYPLPDKCVIAVVPHTSNWDFPIGLCVRLLLDEKIHFVAKDSLFRWPFGGIFRKLGGVPVDRSKNNNFVQAVAQIFEKRKYFHLTVAPEGTRSKVDKLKSGFYYIAIEAKVPIVLCVFDWGRGIVRFDKPFTPTGDKDADFKYFYEYYGDAKGFHPKKSFVPKDIS, encoded by the coding sequence TTGAGTTTAGCAAAAAAGATAGCCGGTTTCTGGATGCGCTTGATGGGAATGCGGATTGAATATCCTTATCCTTTGCCCGATAAGTGTGTAATAGCAGTAGTGCCTCATACTTCAAACTGGGATTTTCCTATTGGCTTGTGTGTACGCCTGCTCCTGGATGAAAAAATTCATTTTGTAGCGAAAGATTCCCTTTTTCGCTGGCCTTTTGGCGGGATCTTCCGCAAACTGGGCGGCGTACCGGTAGATCGCAGTAAGAACAACAACTTTGTGCAGGCTGTCGCCCAAATTTTTGAAAAACGAAAATACTTTCACCTCACCGTTGCTCCCGAGGGGACACGCTCAAAAGTTGACAAGCTGAAGTCTGGTTTTTACTACATTGCCATTGAGGCTAAAGTGCCCATTGTGTTGTGTGTTTTTGATTGGGGCAGGGGGATCGTCCGATTTGATAAACCATTCACCCCAACGGGCGATAAAGACGCCGACTTCAAGTATTTCTACGAGTATTACGGCGATGCCAAAGGGTTTCATCCCAAGAAAAGTTTCGTGCCTAAAGACATCTCATAG
- a CDS encoding Nramp family divalent metal transporter: MSKNFRSLLLWSIIAAAFIGPGTVTTAARVGQGYGLSLLWALVFSVLATMVLQEAAARLTLGAGRPLGEIIGAENRKWNIFLFGAVALGCGAYQAGNLLGALAGLQLLGEVSKWWLVLLGVFAGGLLWSGSTKVITRSLAFIVALMGIVFVWVAFGAETLPQAWLSGLIPQIEEGSSLLVVGLIGTTIVPYNLFLASGLSQGQDLKEMRTGLLLAIIIGGGITLAILLSGSLVKGAFGFPELAAALDERLAGRGSLLLGIGLFTAGLSSAITAPLAAAIAGQSLVGKNRPEWGYRGRYFRYTWGIILLAGLLFALTDVQPVPAIIAAQALNGLILPLVAVFLLLKINDPNVLSGAYRNSAWLNLLTVLIVGVTVFLGLHNIWSAATKVFPALSNVVDGTRFVINFVITGVACVVLFLHILRTSNRLS, translated from the coding sequence ATGTCTAAAAATTTCCGCTCCCTTCTTTTATGGTCCATTATAGCAGCGGCGTTTATCGGTCCGGGTACGGTCACGACGGCAGCTCGCGTGGGGCAGGGGTATGGTTTGAGCTTGTTGTGGGCCTTGGTTTTTTCTGTTTTGGCGACGATGGTGCTGCAAGAAGCGGCGGCCCGCCTGACATTGGGTGCGGGTAGACCGCTGGGGGAGATTATTGGTGCGGAAAACCGTAAGTGGAATATTTTTCTTTTTGGTGCGGTTGCACTGGGTTGTGGTGCTTATCAGGCAGGTAATCTGCTGGGGGCCTTGGCAGGATTGCAATTATTGGGAGAGGTAAGCAAATGGTGGCTAGTGTTGCTGGGCGTATTTGCCGGAGGGCTGCTCTGGTCGGGAAGTACCAAAGTGATTACCCGCAGTCTGGCTTTTATTGTGGCCTTGATGGGGATCGTCTTTGTCTGGGTCGCTTTTGGTGCAGAAACGTTGCCACAGGCATGGTTGAGTGGGCTAATTCCTCAGATAGAAGAAGGCTCTTCGCTATTGGTCGTAGGCTTGATCGGTACCACCATTGTACCTTACAATCTCTTCCTGGCATCCGGGTTGAGCCAGGGACAGGATTTGAAGGAAATGCGTACAGGCTTACTCCTGGCCATCATCATTGGAGGAGGAATTACCCTGGCGATACTCCTCAGTGGAAGCTTGGTAAAAGGAGCCTTTGGTTTCCCCGAGTTAGCGGCCGCGCTTGATGAACGATTGGCCGGTAGGGGCAGTCTCCTGTTGGGTATTGGCTTATTTACAGCAGGGCTCAGTAGTGCGATTACGGCTCCATTGGCCGCGGCTATAGCTGGACAAAGCCTGGTAGGTAAAAACCGACCTGAATGGGGCTATCGCGGACGGTATTTTCGCTATACCTGGGGAATTATATTGCTAGCTGGTCTGCTTTTTGCCCTTACGGATGTGCAACCCGTTCCAGCGATCATTGCTGCACAGGCGCTCAATGGCTTGATTTTGCCGTTGGTAGCCGTGTTTCTTCTCTTGAAAATTAATGACCCCAATGTACTTTCCGGTGCTTATCGCAATTCCGCCTGGCTCAATCTCCTGACCGTGCTGATCGTAGGCGTGACGGTATTTCTGGGATTACACAATATTTGGTCGGCTGCGACCAAGGTGTTTCCCGCACTCAGTAACGTAGTGGATGGCACCCGTTTTGTGATCAACTTTGTGATAACGGGCGTGGCTTGTGTAGTCCTGTTCTTACACATCCTTAGAACAAGTAACCGCTTGTCTTGA
- a CDS encoding choice-of-anchor V domain-containing protein, translating to MRAIYMLFFVLSCGILFLGNSSGPGAVQGKDRTGGPLAEGFCGNCHAAGAFSPTMTLELLQNGTVVNGYEAGQSYTMRVTVNAQSGAQVYGFQAVALAGAGNDQAGSFSPVAGTQLTTLNGRDYIEHSQRSNSNVFEIPWTAPSTSAGEVKFYAATVAANNANGSGGDGAVFLTSPTVLSDLTVNTRELPALATRLNAFPNPVIDQLNLQVEVEATSDAMVRIYNMLGQPVQQEKIVLAPGTNNLSYDLSKLVAGQYTVEISNGTAASRTMVFKQ from the coding sequence ATGCGAGCTATCTACATGCTGTTTTTCGTACTCTCTTGTGGAATACTATTTTTAGGAAATTCCAGCGGCCCAGGTGCTGTACAAGGCAAAGACCGAACGGGAGGTCCTTTGGCGGAAGGTTTTTGTGGCAATTGCCACGCTGCGGGGGCTTTTAGCCCAACCATGACTTTGGAGTTGCTCCAAAACGGGACGGTCGTAAATGGCTACGAGGCAGGTCAAAGCTATACGATGCGGGTCACCGTTAATGCACAGAGTGGTGCTCAGGTTTATGGCTTCCAGGCGGTAGCTTTGGCGGGTGCTGGTAATGACCAAGCAGGCAGTTTTTCGCCAGTTGCCGGAACCCAGCTAACGACCTTGAACGGCCGCGATTACATCGAACATTCACAACGTAGCAATAGCAACGTATTTGAAATTCCATGGACAGCACCCAGCACGAGCGCTGGTGAAGTGAAGTTTTACGCAGCGACTGTAGCGGCAAACAATGCCAACGGTAGCGGCGGCGATGGAGCGGTATTCCTGACCTCTCCTACTGTTTTATCCGATCTGACGGTAAATACCCGCGAACTGCCAGCACTGGCCACTCGCTTAAATGCTTTTCCTAACCCTGTAATCGATCAGTTGAATCTGCAGGTGGAGGTAGAAGCAACAAGTGATGCGATGGTTCGCATTTACAATATGCTTGGTCAGCCCGTTCAACAGGAGAAAATCGTTTTGGCTCCTGGTACCAATAATTTGTCTTACGACCTTAGTAAGCTGGTGGCCGGACAATACACCGTGGAAATCAGCAATGGAACGGCTGCTTCCCGTACGATGGTGTTTAAGCAATAA
- a CDS encoding CotH kinase family protein has product MRFHIVIALLFITSTLGAQSTGAVSPADSLAVYFEPAGGFYPYQQQITIQAPGASEIFYTLDGSQPNHNSQRYFQPIMLDETAVVRVVAYLDKEAGRPVGQTYFINEPKTNFPVVSIALPPYVLFNPETGIFVQGGGAVDSLWHKPGANFWTRKEYPIHLEFFEADGSQVYSSLSGMRLFGGMSRLFPQKSLALIARKQYGEPRFRMPIFGEEGKNSFKFLVLRNSGSDYGKSHFRDAFMTSLVKDWDLESQDFRPSHVYINGTYWGIYNIREKVNRYFIEAHSEGVDRDSIDFLEHFLVRKQGSRRHYQELLDFLDRYDLNLQANFDHVATYMETDNFMEHQIAQIYFDNQDAGGNIKYWRPATPGGRWRWILYDTDWGYGLHDAKAYRNNSLTFHTTPNGPHWPNPPWSTYLLRKLLQNEQFRHRFINRFADHLNTSFSEQRATSLLDSFYFLYRQEIPRHLKRWRLSEKTWESQVDIMREFAAKRPEYIRDELMDVLHVGPERELRLNCNGGGKILLNDYLEVSNFRGTYFANHPIKIRAVPAYGHRFVGWEHDAKADRELTIDLKKDRNYRFRARFEPFQHPLQDQVMINEVCPKSKKTDDWIEIYNHSEATVALKGWILTDQRNEFVFPAVDLLPNDYLVICKDANKFRETFPEAYNVIGGLGFGLNKRQEVLGLYAEGGAVVDSFAYTLPPLDSAFTLNLLLPNLDNADVENWELRMGLGSPNRANPYLIETNVRLAQSQWMQIGLAAGVFVLSLLLLYLRNRGVF; this is encoded by the coding sequence TTGCGTTTCCACATCGTCATCGCCTTATTGTTTATTACCAGCACGCTTGGTGCACAGTCTACGGGAGCTGTTTCTCCGGCAGATTCACTCGCTGTTTATTTTGAGCCGGCTGGTGGGTTTTATCCTTACCAACAACAGATTACCATCCAGGCACCGGGCGCCAGCGAGATCTTTTACACCCTGGACGGTTCCCAACCAAATCATAATTCACAACGCTATTTTCAGCCTATTATGCTCGACGAAACGGCCGTCGTGAGGGTGGTTGCGTACCTCGACAAAGAGGCTGGACGGCCAGTGGGGCAGACCTATTTTATCAACGAGCCCAAGACCAATTTTCCGGTGGTCTCTATTGCGCTACCTCCCTATGTGCTTTTTAACCCGGAGACCGGAATTTTTGTCCAGGGCGGAGGTGCTGTCGATTCTTTATGGCACAAACCCGGTGCTAACTTTTGGACTCGAAAAGAATATCCCATCCATTTGGAGTTTTTTGAAGCTGATGGTAGTCAGGTTTACAGCAGTCTTTCCGGGATGCGGTTATTTGGCGGAATGAGTCGTCTGTTTCCTCAAAAATCACTGGCCCTGATCGCCAGAAAGCAATACGGTGAGCCACGTTTTCGAATGCCCATTTTTGGAGAAGAGGGAAAAAATTCTTTCAAATTCCTGGTCCTGCGCAACAGTGGTAGCGATTACGGTAAAAGCCATTTTAGAGATGCTTTTATGACCTCGCTGGTGAAGGATTGGGATTTAGAATCCCAAGATTTTCGGCCCAGCCATGTTTATATCAATGGTACCTATTGGGGTATTTACAATATCCGAGAAAAAGTAAACCGGTATTTCATTGAAGCTCATAGTGAGGGGGTGGATCGCGATAGTATTGATTTTTTAGAACATTTTCTGGTGCGTAAACAAGGCTCCAGGCGGCATTATCAGGAATTGCTTGACTTTTTGGACCGCTACGATTTAAACCTTCAAGCTAATTTTGACCACGTTGCTACCTACATGGAGACCGACAACTTCATGGAACATCAGATTGCTCAAATTTACTTTGACAACCAGGACGCTGGGGGCAATATCAAATACTGGCGGCCCGCAACCCCTGGAGGGCGGTGGCGGTGGATTCTTTACGATACCGACTGGGGCTATGGCCTACACGATGCTAAAGCCTACCGAAACAATAGCCTCACCTTTCACACCACCCCCAATGGACCTCACTGGCCCAATCCGCCGTGGAGCACCTATCTACTTAGAAAGCTCCTACAGAACGAGCAATTTCGTCACCGTTTTATCAATCGCTTTGCTGATCATTTGAATACCAGTTTCAGCGAACAGCGTGCAACTTCATTGCTGGATTCCTTTTATTTCCTCTACCGTCAGGAAATCCCCCGTCATCTGAAACGTTGGCGATTAAGTGAAAAAACGTGGGAAAGCCAGGTTGATATCATGCGCGAGTTTGCCGCCAAAAGGCCCGAATATATTCGGGATGAGTTGATGGATGTACTCCATGTAGGCCCTGAAAGAGAACTCCGCCTCAACTGTAATGGAGGAGGTAAGATATTACTTAATGACTACCTGGAAGTCTCAAATTTCCGGGGCACTTACTTTGCCAACCACCCCATTAAAATCCGTGCGGTACCGGCCTATGGGCATCGTTTCGTTGGCTGGGAGCACGACGCCAAGGCCGACCGAGAACTCACTATAGATCTAAAAAAAGATCGTAACTATCGTTTTCGGGCACGCTTTGAGCCTTTCCAACATCCCTTGCAAGACCAGGTGATGATCAATGAGGTTTGCCCAAAAAGCAAAAAAACCGATGACTGGATTGAAATTTACAACCACTCGGAAGCAACCGTAGCCCTGAAAGGATGGATACTGACCGACCAGCGCAACGAGTTTGTCTTTCCGGCTGTTGACTTATTGCCCAACGACTACCTTGTCATTTGTAAAGACGCCAACAAGTTTCGGGAAACCTTCCCAGAAGCTTATAATGTTATCGGTGGATTGGGTTTTGGACTAAACAAACGCCAGGAAGTACTGGGGCTTTATGCCGAAGGCGGAGCGGTGGTCGATAGTTTTGCCTATACGCTCCCTCCCCTTGATTCTGCTTTTACCCTTAACCTACTGCTACCGAATCTGGACAACGCTGATGTAGAAAACTGGGAGTTGCGTATGGGCCTGGGTTCCCCCAACCGAGCCAACCCTTACCTTATAGAAACCAATGTACGGCTGGCGCAATCTCAATGGATGCAAATTGGCTTGGCGGCGGGAGTGTTTGTGCTGTCCTTACTCTTGTTGTATTTACGCAACCGGGGGGTGTTTTAG
- the proB gene encoding glutamate 5-kinase, with translation MRKSNAKIVVKVGTNVLTRSDGSLDVTNISHLVDQLAMLKKEGHQVVLVSSGAVGAGRELLPAADEMDPVVRRQMLSSIGQIRLMELYRQLFAGHQLLCGQVLATKEDFRDRRHYLNMRNCLEALLHDRVIPVVNENDVVSVTELMFTDNDELASLVTAMLNADTLVILSTVDGLLTAAPDDPTATLIPTLSATDESVWSYIAPVKSSFGRGGMATKVRMAQHTARLGAEVILANGKRRDSLVEVLSGKGLCTRIPAQAQPSNLKKWLAQHPTTNGSVQVNEGAKMVLTDGASVSSLLPVGIISVDGDFKKGDLLSIIGPDKESIGIGVAQYSAEKARNLMGQKGQKALVHYDYLMIY, from the coding sequence ATGCGCAAGAGTAATGCGAAGATTGTTGTAAAGGTAGGCACCAATGTACTTACCCGCTCGGATGGTAGTCTGGATGTTACGAACATCAGCCACCTGGTGGACCAGTTGGCGATGCTGAAGAAAGAAGGTCACCAGGTCGTCTTGGTTTCTTCGGGGGCGGTTGGTGCTGGTCGGGAGCTGTTGCCCGCAGCGGATGAGATGGACCCCGTTGTTCGCCGACAGATGCTTTCCTCGATCGGGCAAATTCGGCTGATGGAACTTTATCGGCAGCTTTTTGCTGGTCACCAATTGCTTTGTGGGCAGGTATTGGCTACGAAAGAAGATTTTCGCGATCGCCGCCATTACCTGAATATGCGCAATTGCCTCGAAGCACTTTTGCATGACCGGGTGATTCCTGTAGTCAATGAAAATGATGTCGTCTCTGTCACGGAGCTTATGTTTACGGATAATGATGAGTTGGCCAGCCTTGTTACCGCGATGTTGAACGCTGATACCCTCGTGATTCTCAGTACGGTAGATGGCCTCTTGACGGCAGCCCCCGACGACCCGACGGCAACATTGATACCTACCCTGAGTGCTACTGATGAAAGCGTCTGGTCGTACATTGCTCCCGTGAAATCAAGCTTCGGCCGCGGGGGAATGGCCACCAAGGTGAGGATGGCCCAGCATACCGCTCGCTTAGGTGCTGAAGTCATTCTAGCCAACGGAAAACGCCGCGACAGCCTGGTAGAGGTCTTGTCGGGCAAGGGGCTTTGTACGAGAATTCCCGCTCAGGCACAACCATCGAACCTGAAAAAATGGTTGGCCCAACATCCTACCACCAATGGTAGTGTGCAAGTGAACGAGGGTGCCAAAATGGTGCTGACCGATGGTGCTTCCGTAAGCAGTCTACTACCAGTAGGCATCATCAGCGTCGATGGTGATTTTAAAAAAGGGGATTTGTTGAGTATTATTGGCCCGGATAAGGAGTCGATAGGCATCGGGGTAGCACAGTACAGTGCTGAAAAAGCCAGGAATTTGATGGGGCAAAAAGGACAGAAAGCCCTGGTCCATTACGATTATCTGATGATTTACTAG